Proteins from a single region of Desulfobacter postgatei 2ac9:
- a CDS encoding IS110 family transposase, with protein MLKENPLIRERVTRLQTIGGVGEVTALTWVLEVGEVERFGAVRQAVSYCDLCAAQKESGGKESRGPISKKRNKHLQTVLVEAAKLAPHWNPQLAEIHERELRKGNKNRATLAVARKLVAYMLAVEKSKKDFEVTAPYQAA; from the coding sequence GTGCTAAAAGAAAACCCGCTGATCCGAGAACGGGTAACCCGGCTGCAAACAATTGGTGGGGTTGGAGAGGTGACGGCTTTAACCTGGGTGTTGGAAGTAGGTGAGGTAGAGCGATTTGGAGCAGTACGTCAGGCAGTTAGTTATTGTGACCTTTGCGCGGCTCAAAAAGAATCTGGCGGCAAAGAAAGTCGTGGTCCGATATCCAAAAAACGAAATAAACATTTGCAAACTGTTCTGGTTGAGGCGGCAAAACTTGCACCACATTGGAATCCTCAATTGGCTGAAATTCATGAAAGGGAATTGAGAAAGGGAAACAAGAATAGAGCGACCCTGGCCGTAGCAAGAAAGCTTGTAGCCTATATGCTGGCTGTTGAAAAATCCAAAAAGGATTTTGAGGTGACAGCTCCAT